A region of Aliivibrio fischeri DNA encodes the following proteins:
- a CDS encoding citrate synthase — protein MADKKATLHIEGQSPIDMPIMDGTIGPEVIDVRKLGANGYFTFDPGFLATASCESQITYIDGDKGVLLHRGFPIDQLANNADYLEVCYILLNGEAPNREEYETFKDIVTRHTMVHEQISSFFHGFRRDAHPMAVMCGVVGALAAFYHDSLDINNDEHREIAAFRLLSKMPTLSAMSYKYSIGQPFIYPRNDLTYAENFLHMMFANPCEEYEVNPVVARAMDKIFTLHADHEQNASTSTVRLAGSSGANPFACIAAGIASLWGPAHGGANEACLRMLEEIGSVDNIDEYVAKAKDKDDPFRLMGFGHRVYKNYDPRATVMREACHDVLKELNIKDPLLDVAMELERIALSDEYFVSKKLYPNVDFYSGIILKAIGIPVSMFTVIFAMSRTVGWIAHWSEMHSDPTNRIGRPRQLYTGEELREFKPLHERE, from the coding sequence ATGGCAGATAAAAAGGCAACACTTCATATTGAAGGTCAATCGCCTATAGACATGCCAATCATGGATGGAACGATTGGTCCAGAAGTGATCGATGTGCGTAAATTAGGAGCGAATGGTTACTTTACTTTCGATCCTGGTTTTCTTGCCACTGCATCTTGTGAGTCTCAAATTACCTATATCGATGGTGATAAAGGTGTTCTATTGCACCGTGGTTTCCCTATTGATCAGTTAGCTAACAATGCAGATTACCTTGAAGTCTGTTATATCCTTCTAAATGGCGAAGCGCCAAACAGAGAAGAATATGAAACGTTCAAGGACATCGTAACTCGCCACACAATGGTACATGAGCAAATTTCAAGTTTCTTCCATGGCTTCCGCCGTGATGCTCACCCTATGGCCGTAATGTGTGGTGTTGTAGGAGCACTGGCTGCTTTCTATCACGATTCTTTAGATATCAATAACGATGAACACCGCGAAATTGCTGCATTTAGATTACTATCAAAAATGCCAACTCTTTCAGCAATGTCTTACAAATACTCAATTGGACAACCGTTCATCTATCCTCGTAATGATCTGACTTACGCAGAAAACTTCTTACACATGATGTTCGCTAATCCGTGTGAAGAATATGAAGTAAACCCTGTTGTTGCACGAGCAATGGATAAAATCTTTACGCTACATGCCGATCACGAACAAAATGCATCAACATCAACCGTTCGTTTAGCTGGTTCATCAGGTGCGAATCCATTTGCTTGTATCGCTGCTGGTATTGCTTCTCTATGGGGACCTGCTCATGGTGGTGCTAACGAAGCATGTTTACGTATGCTTGAAGAAATCGGCTCTGTAGACAACATTGATGAATACGTTGCAAAAGCAAAAGATAAGGATGACCCATTCCGCCTAATGGGCTTCGGTCACCGTGTTTATAAGAACTATGACCCTCGTGCAACCGTAATGCGTGAAGCATGTCACGATGTTCTAAAAGAACTAAACATTAAAGATCCACTACTTGATGTCGCAATGGAACTTGAACGTATTGCACTTTCTGATGAATATTTTGTATCTAAGAAATTGTATCCAAACGTAGATTTCTACTCAGGTATTATCCTAAAAGCAATTGGTATTCCTGTATCTATGTTTACGGTTATCTTTGCAATGTCTCGTACTGTTGGCTGGATTGCACACTGGAGCGAAATGCACAGTGATCCAACAAATCGTATCGGTCGTCCTCGCCAACTTTATACAGGTGAAGAACTACGCGAGTTTAAACCGCTTCATGAGCGTGAATAA
- the sucA gene encoding 2-oxoglutarate dehydrogenase E1 component, which yields MQNSVMKAWLESSHLAGANATYVEELYELYLSDPEIVSDEWREVFDALPVNQAGTAEQAHTPVRDYFRRLAKETKQFSAQVNDPDVDAKQVKVLQLINAYRFRGHQNANLDPLGLQIHEYVAELEPAFHNLTDEDFSETFNVGSFASGQETMKLSDLYDALRSTYCGSVGAEYMHITNTEEKRWIQQRLESVAGKPSFTSQEKLTFLEELTAAEGLERYLGAKFPGAKRFSLEGGDAMVPMVKELIRHAGSCGGREVVIGMAHRGRLNMLINVLGKKPQDLFDEFAGKHGDSWGTGDVKYHQGFSSDFATPGGDVHLALAFNPSHLEIVNPVVIGSVRARQDRLNDKAGDKVIPITIHGDSAIAGQGVVAETFNMSQARAFYVGGTIRIVVNNQVGFTTSNPKDTRSTQYCTDIAKMVQAPIFHVNADDPEAVAFVTRIALDYRNEFKRDVVIDLVCYRRHGHNEADEPNATQPLMYQKIKKHPTPRKLYADTLIERQDLELETATQLINEYRDALDHGEVVVKEWRPMKLHNVDWSPFIGHDWNMEWDNEFNKERLVELGQRICQYPESHKLHSRVNKLYNDRMSMIAGEKAIDWGMAETLAYATLVDEGKRIRITGQDSGRGTFFHRHAVLHNQSDASTYVPLSNVHDKQGPFEVHDSVLSEAAVLAFEYGYATAEPSGLTIWEAQFGDFANCAQVVVDQFISSGEQKWGRMCGLTMLLPHGYEGQGPEHSSARLERYLQLCAEQNMQVVVPSTPAQVYHMLRRQVVRPMRRPLVVMSPKSLLRHPLCTSTLEELAEGNFQSAIPEIDALDPKQVKRVVFCSGKVYFDLLEQRRTNEQNDIAIVRIEQLYPFPKEDVEAAIAEYTNVVDYVWCQEEPQNQGAWYSSQHNFRSALPDGAILHYAGRPASASPAVGYMSVHVKQQKALVEDALTLDKN from the coding sequence ATGCAGAATAGCGTGATGAAGGCATGGCTCGAGTCTTCACATTTAGCTGGCGCTAATGCAACGTACGTAGAAGAACTCTACGAACTCTATCTCAGTGACCCGGAAATCGTTAGTGACGAATGGCGAGAAGTTTTTGATGCGCTGCCAGTAAATCAAGCTGGTACAGCAGAGCAAGCTCATACTCCTGTTCGTGATTATTTCCGTCGTCTTGCGAAAGAAACCAAGCAATTTAGCGCTCAAGTTAACGATCCAGACGTAGATGCTAAGCAAGTTAAGGTACTGCAACTTATTAATGCATACCGTTTCCGTGGGCATCAAAATGCAAATCTCGATCCATTAGGTTTGCAAATTCATGAATATGTTGCTGAATTAGAACCAGCATTTCATAACTTAACCGATGAAGATTTCTCAGAAACGTTCAACGTTGGCTCTTTTGCTTCAGGCCAAGAGACAATGAAACTTTCTGATTTGTATGATGCATTACGCAGCACTTATTGTGGCTCTGTTGGTGCAGAATATATGCATATTACTAATACAGAGGAAAAACGTTGGATTCAACAACGTCTAGAATCTGTAGCTGGTAAGCCATCTTTTACTTCTCAAGAAAAACTCACATTCTTAGAAGAGCTCACGGCTGCTGAAGGCCTTGAACGCTATCTTGGTGCTAAGTTCCCTGGAGCGAAACGTTTCTCACTGGAAGGTGGCGATGCCATGGTTCCTATGGTGAAAGAGTTAATTCGTCATGCGGGTTCGTGTGGTGGTAGAGAAGTCGTTATTGGTATGGCTCACCGTGGCCGTTTAAATATGCTAATCAACGTACTTGGCAAAAAGCCACAAGATTTATTCGATGAATTTGCTGGTAAGCATGGCGATTCATGGGGTACAGGTGATGTTAAGTACCACCAAGGTTTCTCTTCTGATTTCGCAACTCCGGGTGGAGATGTGCATTTAGCATTGGCTTTCAACCCATCTCACTTAGAAATTGTAAACCCAGTAGTTATTGGTTCGGTTCGTGCTCGCCAAGATCGTTTAAACGATAAAGCGGGTGATAAAGTAATTCCTATCACTATTCATGGTGATTCTGCTATTGCAGGGCAAGGCGTGGTAGCTGAGACATTTAATATGTCACAAGCTCGTGCTTTCTATGTGGGTGGTACGATTCGCATTGTCGTGAATAACCAAGTTGGTTTTACCACATCAAATCCGAAAGATACTCGTTCAACTCAATATTGTACTGATATTGCAAAAATGGTTCAGGCACCAATATTCCATGTGAATGCTGATGATCCTGAAGCCGTTGCTTTTGTTACACGAATTGCATTGGATTACAGAAACGAATTTAAGCGTGATGTAGTGATTGATTTAGTGTGTTATCGCCGCCATGGCCATAATGAAGCTGATGAGCCAAATGCAACGCAACCATTGATGTACCAAAAAATCAAAAAACACCCAACGCCACGTAAATTGTATGCGGACACATTAATTGAGCGCCAAGATCTTGAGTTAGAGACGGCCACTCAACTTATTAATGAGTACCGAGATGCACTAGACCATGGTGAAGTTGTGGTGAAAGAGTGGCGTCCAATGAAACTACATAATGTAGATTGGTCACCATTTATTGGTCATGATTGGAATATGGAATGGGACAACGAATTCAATAAAGAGCGCTTAGTTGAGCTTGGTCAGCGAATTTGCCAATACCCAGAAAGCCATAAATTACACAGCCGAGTAAATAAGTTATACAACGATCGTATGTCAATGATTGCTGGAGAAAAAGCAATTGATTGGGGTATGGCTGAAACATTAGCTTATGCGACGCTTGTTGATGAAGGTAAGCGTATTCGTATTACTGGCCAAGATTCTGGTCGTGGTACTTTCTTCCATCGTCATGCAGTACTACATAATCAATCTGATGCAAGTACATACGTACCGCTATCAAATGTTCATGATAAACAAGGTCCATTTGAAGTTCATGATTCTGTTTTATCAGAAGCTGCCGTATTAGCGTTTGAGTATGGTTATGCAACGGCAGAGCCGAGTGGTTTAACGATTTGGGAAGCGCAATTTGGTGATTTTGCTAACTGTGCTCAAGTTGTTGTGGATCAGTTCATTTCTTCAGGTGAGCAAAAGTGGGGCCGTATGTGTGGTCTAACTATGCTGCTACCGCACGGTTATGAAGGTCAAGGTCCTGAGCACTCTTCTGCACGTTTAGAGCGTTATTTACAGCTTTGTGCTGAACAAAATATGCAAGTAGTTGTGCCATCAACACCGGCGCAAGTTTATCACATGTTACGTCGTCAAGTGGTTCGCCCAATGCGTCGTCCATTAGTGGTAATGTCACCTAAATCTTTACTACGTCATCCATTATGTACATCAACACTTGAAGAGCTTGCTGAAGGTAACTTCCAGTCAGCGATTCCTGAGATTGATGCGTTAGATCCTAAACAAGTCAAACGAGTTGTTTTTTGTTCTGGTAAGGTTTATTTCGACCTTCTGGAACAACGTCGAACGAATGAACAGAATGACATTGCAATTGTTCGTATTGAACAACTGTACCCATTCCCTAAAGAAGACGTAGAAGCAGCAATAGCTGAATATACAAATGTTGTTGATTATGTTTGGTGTCAAGAAGAACCTCAAAACCAAGGTGCTTGGTATTCAAGCCAACATAACTTCCGCTCAGCATTACCTGATGGTGCGATTCTACATTATGCAGGACGCCCAGCATCTGCTTCGCCAGCAGTAGGTTATATGTCGGTGCACGTGAAACAACAAAAAGCGTTAGTAGAAGACGCTCTGACCCTAGATAAGAACTAG
- the sdhD gene encoding succinate dehydrogenase, hydrophobic membrane anchor protein, translated as MVANVSSFGRNGVHDFILIRASAIILTLYTLYIVGFCAFGPELTYLSWTNFFGGLFTKAFTMLALLSILIHAWIGLWQVLTDYIKPVMLRALLQLGLISVLFVYFFSGLIIVWGV; from the coding sequence ATGGTAGCTAATGTTTCGTCATTTGGTCGTAACGGTGTACACGATTTTATTCTGATTCGTGCCAGTGCGATCATTCTTACCCTATACACATTATACATTGTTGGCTTTTGTGCCTTTGGGCCAGAGTTAACGTATTTGTCATGGACTAACTTCTTTGGTGGACTATTTACAAAAGCGTTTACCATGTTAGCGCTATTGTCCATTCTAATTCATGCATGGATTGGTTTATGGCAAGTGCTTACTGATTATATCAAACCAGTTATGTTGCGTGCTCTGCTTCAGCTTGGGTTGATCTCTGTTCTGTTTGTCTATTTCTTCTCTGGTTTAATTATAGTGTGGGGTGTGTAG
- a CDS encoding succinate dehydrogenase iron-sulfur subunit gives MKLNFSIYRYNPDVDNAPHMKAYTLDVEEGSDMMVLDALILLKEQDPTLAFRRSCREGVCGSDGLNMNGKNGLACITPLSELADKSEIVIRPLPGLPVVRDLIVDMAQFYENYEKVKPFLISDGATPPSRENLQSPEEREHLDGLYECIMCACCTTSCPSFWWNPDKFIGPAGLLAAYRWLIDSRDTATNERLSNLDDAFSVFRCHGIMNCVSVCPKGLNPTKAIGHIKTMLLKKAV, from the coding sequence ATGAAATTGAATTTTTCGATCTACCGCTATAATCCAGATGTAGATAATGCACCTCACATGAAAGCATACACATTAGATGTTGAAGAAGGTTCAGATATGATGGTGCTTGATGCACTTATCTTATTAAAAGAACAAGACCCAACATTAGCTTTCCGCCGTTCATGTCGTGAGGGTGTGTGTGGTTCTGATGGTCTTAATATGAATGGTAAAAATGGACTTGCATGCATTACGCCATTATCTGAATTAGCAGATAAAAGTGAGATTGTTATTCGTCCATTGCCTGGTTTGCCTGTTGTTCGAGATTTGATTGTCGATATGGCACAATTCTATGAAAATTATGAAAAGGTAAAACCGTTCTTAATTAGTGATGGAGCAACGCCACCTTCAAGAGAAAACCTACAATCTCCAGAAGAGCGTGAGCATCTCGATGGTTTGTATGAATGCATCATGTGTGCATGTTGTACTACCTCGTGCCCATCATTTTGGTGGAATCCAGATAAATTCATCGGACCAGCTGGGTTGCTTGCAGCTTATCGTTGGTTAATTGATAGTCGAGATACTGCGACAAATGAACGTTTATCTAATTTAGATGATGCATTCAGTGTTTTTCGTTGCCATGGTATCATGAATTGTGTAAGTGTATGTCCTAAAGGGTTAAACCCAACAAAAGCAATTGGCCATATAAAGACAATGCTATTGAAAAAAGCGGTATAA
- the sdhC gene encoding succinate dehydrogenase cytochrome b556 subunit, whose translation MSEPLVKVKKSRPVNLDLQTIRFPITAIASILHRVSGVITFVSVGILLWLLNLSLSSPIGFAQAADYVDGFFVTFIMWGILTALAYHIVVGIRHLLMDMGYFEELESGTQSAKVAFAITAVLSLLAGVLVW comes from the coding sequence CTGAGTGAGCCCCTTGTGAAAGTTAAAAAGTCAAGACCTGTCAACCTAGATCTACAAACGATCCGTTTTCCTATAACGGCTATCGCCTCAATCTTGCATCGCGTGAGTGGTGTAATTACTTTTGTTTCTGTCGGAATATTGCTTTGGTTGCTCAACCTATCGCTTTCTTCACCTATTGGATTTGCACAAGCCGCTGATTATGTCGATGGCTTTTTTGTAACTTTCATTATGTGGGGAATTCTGACTGCTCTTGCTTACCATATTGTCGTAGGTATTCGTCATTTACTGATGGATATGGGCTATTTTGAAGAGCTCGAGTCAGGCACTCAAAGTGCTAAAGTTGCGTTTGCAATTACAGCCGTGTTGTCACTTTTAGCAGGAGTATTGGTATGGTAG
- a CDS encoding Nif3-like dinuclear metal center hexameric protein produces the protein MNNFQLEQLLNSELKPQLIKDYCPNGLQVEGSNEIKKIVTGVTASQALIDAAIEENADALLVHHGYFWKGEAELITGMKGKRIRSLIQNDINLFAYHLPLDIHPMLGNNAELARLFSISNVEGLEATPQSIAMKGELTETLSGEEFALRIQQVLNREPLHIKPTQDKPIKTVAWCSGGGQDYIELAAQQGMDAFISGEISERTTYIARELGIHYFAAGHHATERYGVKALGEWLEKEHGFDVKFIDIDNPV, from the coding sequence ATGAATAATTTTCAGTTAGAACAATTATTAAACTCAGAGTTAAAACCTCAATTAATTAAAGATTATTGCCCAAATGGTCTTCAAGTTGAAGGTTCAAATGAGATAAAAAAGATCGTAACAGGGGTTACTGCATCTCAAGCTTTAATTGATGCCGCTATTGAAGAAAATGCAGATGCATTACTTGTGCATCATGGCTATTTTTGGAAAGGGGAAGCTGAGCTAATCACTGGAATGAAAGGTAAGCGTATTCGTTCATTAATTCAAAATGATATTAATCTATTTGCTTACCATTTGCCTTTAGATATTCATCCAATGTTGGGTAATAACGCTGAGCTAGCTCGTTTATTTTCGATCTCAAATGTGGAAGGGCTAGAAGCGACACCACAATCGATCGCTATGAAGGGAGAGCTGACTGAAACGCTATCAGGCGAAGAATTTGCACTGCGTATTCAGCAAGTATTAAATCGCGAACCATTGCATATTAAACCAACACAAGACAAGCCGATTAAAACGGTTGCTTGGTGTTCTGGTGGTGGCCAAGATTATATAGAATTGGCGGCTCAACAGGGGATGGATGCGTTTATTTCGGGTGAGATTTCGGAACGTACGACTTACATTGCTCGTGAACTAGGGATTCACTATTTTGCTGCAGGTCATCATGCAACAGAGCGTTATGGTGTTAAAGCGCTAGGTGAGTGGTTAGAAAAAGAGCATGGGTTTGATGTTAAGTTTATTGATATCGATAACCCAGTATAG